A genomic stretch from Sporocytophaga myxococcoides includes:
- a CDS encoding acyl-CoA dehydrogenase family protein, with protein sequence MARTDFHAPDYYQIDDLLTDEQKLVRGAIRDFVNREIIPIIEDCAQKAYFPESIVKKFGEVGAFGPTIPQEYGGGGLDYISYGLMMQEIERGDSGMRSTASVQGSLVMFPIFKYGSEEQKKKFLPKLASGEFLGCFGLTEPDHGSNPSAMVTNFKDMGDHYLLNGAKMWITNSPKADIAVVWAKNQEGRIKGLIVERGMEGFTTPETHHKWSLRASITGELVFDNVKVPKENLLPHADGLSGPLRCLDSARYGIAWGAIGAAMDCYETARKYSIERHQFGKPIAGFQLTQRKLAEMITEITKAQLLAWRLGTLKNEGKATTPQISMAKRNNVHMAITIAREARQILGGMGITGEFPIMRHMMNLESVITYEGTHDIHQLITGSDITGISAFK encoded by the coding sequence ATGGCAAGAACAGATTTTCATGCGCCTGACTATTATCAAATAGATGATCTTTTGACTGACGAGCAGAAGCTTGTGAGAGGAGCGATCAGGGACTTTGTAAACAGGGAAATTATACCCATCATTGAAGATTGTGCTCAGAAAGCGTATTTTCCTGAATCAATTGTTAAAAAATTCGGAGAAGTGGGAGCTTTTGGTCCTACAATACCTCAGGAATATGGTGGTGGCGGGCTTGATTATATTTCTTACGGATTAATGATGCAGGAGATCGAAAGAGGTGATTCCGGAATGCGCAGTACTGCTTCTGTTCAAGGCTCATTAGTAATGTTTCCGATCTTCAAGTACGGTTCTGAAGAACAAAAGAAAAAGTTTCTTCCCAAACTCGCATCAGGTGAATTTCTCGGATGCTTTGGACTCACAGAACCAGACCATGGCTCTAATCCTTCTGCAATGGTTACAAACTTCAAAGATATGGGAGATCACTATCTTCTGAATGGCGCCAAAATGTGGATTACTAATTCACCTAAAGCTGACATTGCAGTTGTTTGGGCTAAGAACCAGGAAGGCCGCATTAAAGGTCTTATTGTTGAAAGAGGAATGGAAGGTTTTACCACTCCTGAAACACACCATAAATGGTCTTTGAGAGCAAGTATTACCGGAGAACTTGTTTTCGATAATGTAAAAGTACCTAAAGAAAACCTACTCCCTCATGCTGACGGACTTAGCGGACCTCTCAGATGTCTGGACTCCGCAAGATATGGTATTGCCTGGGGAGCAATCGGCGCAGCAATGGATTGCTATGAGACTGCAAGAAAGTATTCCATTGAAAGACATCAATTTGGTAAACCTATTGCAGGCTTTCAGCTGACTCAAAGGAAACTGGCCGAAATGATTACAGAGATCACGAAGGCACAGTTGCTTGCATGGAGACTAGGCACATTGAAAAATGAAGGTAAAGCTACAACTCCACAGATCAGTATGGCTAAAAGGAATAATGTTCATATGGCTATTACCATTGCACGCGAGGCGAGACAAATCCTTGGTGGTATGGGGATTACAGGCGAATTCCCGATTATGCGCCATATGATGAACCTTGAATCTGTTATCACTTATGAAGGAACACATGATATCCATCAGCTTATAACAGGTAGTGACATTACAGGTATTTCTGCTTTTAAATAA
- a CDS encoding M20 family peptidase: MRTIVIILLLLVILVVAVLLFNTFTLKSMQPKNIQQARLYSDTSALTRLSKGLQIQTVSHESGKTDTSMFLEFHQFLEQKFPLVHSKLKKENHGLSLLFQWEGKEKQLAPILLMAHQDVVPPAGEWEKEPFSGDLHNGYIYGRGTLDDKGALLAILESVESLLKENYQPKRSIYFAFGHDEELGGDNGNRKMAEILKSRGITFDYVLDEGGTIIHGIMPGVKAPVAVIGIAEKGYLSIELSIETDGGHSSMPPPKTSVGLLSEAIAELQKHPFPAKIAGATEKLFKFTAPEMEFPMKIVFANYKLLKPVITSQMEKTESTNASVRTTMAPTIFDAGTKENVLPMKARAVVNLRTLPGDTLQYILDYITKTINNPAIKLKVLPDQIEASEVSDTDNEAFKLISQSVSEVFPQAVVSPYLMLATTDSKHYRSISKNIYRFNPWDLQKDDLKRIHGNNERISTKNYMEAITFYRLILERN; encoded by the coding sequence ATGAGAACTATCGTCATTATACTGCTACTACTGGTAATACTGGTAGTGGCAGTTCTGCTTTTTAATACTTTCACTTTAAAAAGCATGCAACCAAAAAACATACAGCAGGCCAGACTATATTCTGACACATCTGCTTTGACCAGATTAAGTAAAGGGTTGCAGATTCAAACAGTTTCACATGAGAGTGGGAAGACCGATACTTCTATGTTCCTGGAGTTTCATCAATTTCTCGAACAGAAATTTCCTTTAGTACATAGTAAGCTAAAGAAAGAAAATCATGGCCTTAGTCTTCTCTTTCAGTGGGAAGGCAAAGAAAAACAACTTGCTCCTATCCTTCTGATGGCTCATCAGGATGTTGTACCCCCTGCAGGAGAATGGGAGAAAGAACCTTTCTCTGGGGATTTACATAACGGATATATCTATGGAAGGGGAACACTGGACGATAAAGGCGCTTTACTTGCAATCCTTGAATCTGTTGAATCTCTTCTGAAAGAAAATTATCAGCCTAAAAGGTCTATCTATTTTGCCTTCGGCCATGATGAAGAACTGGGTGGTGATAATGGAAACAGGAAGATGGCTGAAATTCTTAAAAGTCGCGGGATCACTTTTGATTATGTATTGGATGAAGGAGGAACCATCATTCATGGCATCATGCCAGGTGTAAAAGCTCCTGTAGCAGTGATCGGCATTGCAGAAAAAGGTTATTTAAGTATTGAACTCTCTATTGAAACAGACGGAGGACATAGCTCTATGCCTCCTCCCAAAACCTCTGTAGGACTATTAAGTGAAGCAATAGCAGAGCTTCAGAAACATCCTTTTCCTGCAAAAATTGCCGGTGCAACAGAAAAGCTTTTTAAGTTCACAGCCCCTGAAATGGAGTTTCCAATGAAGATTGTTTTTGCCAACTATAAACTATTGAAGCCGGTTATAACAAGTCAGATGGAAAAAACTGAAAGTACCAATGCTTCTGTAAGAACCACTATGGCTCCTACTATCTTTGATGCAGGAACAAAGGAAAATGTTCTTCCCATGAAAGCAAGAGCAGTGGTAAACCTAAGAACACTTCCGGGAGATACACTTCAGTATATACTGGATTACATTACCAAAACTATTAATAATCCAGCTATAAAACTTAAAGTACTTCCTGATCAGATTGAAGCTTCAGAGGTGTCAGATACGGATAATGAAGCCTTCAAACTCATTAGTCAATCAGTTTCTGAAGTCTTTCCACAGGCTGTGGTTTCACCGTATCTAATGCTGGCAACAACAGACTCCAAGCATTACAGGAGTATCAGTAAAAATATATACAGGTTTAATCCATGGGACCTTCAGAAAGATGATTTGAAAAGAATCCACGGGAACAATGAAAGAATAAGTACTAAAAATTATATGGAAGCTATTACCTTTTACAGGTTGATACTGGAAAGGAATTAA
- a CDS encoding DUF1573 domain-containing protein — translation MVRITVIVAFLIFLKFQLFAQTGVIQFEETTFDFGSINEEKGPVSHEFKFTNKGSAPLVISEVRASCGCTTPAWTKEPVLPGQTGVVKAQFDPNNRPGAFNKSLTITANTEPATNVVFIKGTVIPKPKSPADEFPDTLGSLRVTSRYMNLGGLTTKEPVVKEFGIYNDGTTPVTFQPAQSVPKHMKVVVEPATLQPKQKGIIKITYDAKAKNDFGYVHDNFILVSNDKKGGKRNINVVATINEYFPPMNPEQLALAPRLSFDKTVHDFGSVKEGTTSETEFEFTNTGKQDLIIRKVKASCGCTAGTPEKTLLKPGEKSKIKVTFNSAGREGMETKTVTIYSNDPQGSNQTLTIKAKVGKE, via the coding sequence ATGGTACGAATAACTGTTATTGTTGCATTTTTAATTTTCCTAAAGTTTCAGCTTTTTGCTCAGACGGGGGTAATTCAGTTTGAAGAAACTACTTTCGATTTTGGTTCAATCAACGAAGAAAAAGGACCGGTTTCTCATGAATTCAAATTTACCAACAAGGGATCTGCACCTCTTGTAATCAGTGAAGTAAGAGCGTCTTGCGGGTGCACTACTCCAGCCTGGACGAAAGAGCCTGTGCTTCCAGGACAGACAGGTGTGGTCAAAGCGCAGTTTGATCCTAATAACAGACCTGGTGCTTTCAATAAATCGTTAACAATAACGGCTAATACAGAACCAGCAACGAATGTTGTATTCATTAAAGGAACAGTGATTCCTAAACCTAAAAGCCCGGCAGATGAATTTCCGGATACACTTGGAAGTCTCAGAGTTACTTCAAGATATATGAATCTGGGAGGTTTGACTACTAAAGAACCTGTGGTAAAGGAATTCGGAATATATAATGATGGAACTACTCCTGTTACCTTTCAGCCAGCTCAGTCGGTACCCAAACACATGAAAGTAGTTGTGGAGCCTGCTACACTTCAGCCAAAGCAAAAAGGTATTATTAAAATTACTTATGATGCTAAAGCGAAAAATGATTTCGGTTATGTACATGACAATTTCATTCTTGTTTCTAATGATAAGAAAGGTGGAAAGAGAAATATCAATGTAGTGGCAACAATTAATGAGTATTTCCCTCCTATGAATCCAGAGCAATTGGCCCTGGCACCTCGGTTATCATTTGATAAAACAGTCCATGATTTTGGTTCTGTAAAAGAAGGAACTACTTCAGAAACAGAATTTGAATTTACCAATACCGGTAAGCAAGATCTTATCATCCGCAAAGTAAAAGCAAGTTGTGGATGCACTGCCGGAACACCGGAGAAAACGCTTTTAAAGCCAGGAGAAAAAAGCAAGATCAAAGTCACCTTCAACTCAGCAGGAAGAGAGGGTATGGAGACTAAAACTGTAACGATCTATAGCAATGATCCTCAGGGCTCAAATCAGACTTTGACGATAAAGGCTAAGGTGGGCAAGGAGTAG
- the gyrB gene encoding DNA topoisomerase (ATP-hydrolyzing) subunit B — MSEITDKVSNYSADNIQVLEGLEAVRKRPAMYIGDIGVKGLHHLVWEVVDNSIDEALAGYCDTINVTINEDNSITVSDNGRGIPTGIHTKENRSALEVVMTVLHAGGKFDKDTYKVSGGLHGVGVSCVNALSIHLKVTVHREGKIFQQEYSKGVPQYAVKIIGESEKTGTTVHFMPDDTIFTTKEYKYETVATRLRELAFLNKGITINLTDTRTKGEDGTSITETFYSQGGLREFVQYLDSTREKLIPDPLYMESDKGPIPVEVAMQYNTSYTENVFSYVNNINTIEGGTHVAGFRRALTRTLKAYAEKSGMLEKLKIEISGDDFREGLTAIVSVKVAEPQFEGQTKTKLGNSDVMGAVDVVVGDMLTTYLEEHPKEAKSIVAKVVLAAQARLAAKKAREMVQRKNVLSGTGLPGKLADCSESDPSLCEVYLVEGDSAGGSAKQGRDRKFQAILPLRGKILNVEKAQEHRIYENDEIKNIITALGVSFGTPEDDKALNLDKLRYHKIIIMTDADIDGSHIRTLILTFFFRYMKKLIENGYLYIALPPLYLVKKGKEERYCWTEDQRDMAIKEIAKEGKEDSVNIQRYKGLGEMNPEQLWTTTMDPEKRSLKKVSIESAAEADHLFSMLMGDEVAPRREFIEKNAKYAKLDI; from the coding sequence ATGAGCGAAATTACTGATAAAGTGAGCAATTACTCAGCGGATAACATTCAAGTTCTGGAAGGCCTGGAAGCTGTTAGAAAGCGTCCGGCCATGTATATCGGAGATATTGGCGTTAAAGGTCTTCATCACCTTGTCTGGGAAGTAGTGGATAACTCCATTGACGAAGCCCTGGCAGGCTATTGTGATACGATAAATGTCACTATAAATGAGGATAATTCAATAACTGTTTCTGATAACGGTCGTGGTATTCCAACAGGAATTCACACTAAGGAAAACAGATCTGCACTTGAAGTCGTTATGACGGTACTTCATGCAGGAGGAAAATTTGATAAGGATACCTACAAAGTATCCGGAGGTCTTCACGGTGTGGGGGTTTCCTGCGTAAATGCATTATCTATCCATTTAAAAGTGACTGTTCACAGAGAGGGAAAAATTTTCCAGCAGGAATATTCAAAGGGTGTCCCTCAATATGCTGTAAAAATCATAGGAGAAAGTGAAAAAACAGGAACCACTGTTCATTTCATGCCTGATGATACGATATTTACAACAAAAGAATATAAATACGAAACCGTTGCAACCCGTTTAAGAGAATTGGCATTCCTTAATAAAGGAATTACAATTAACCTTACAGATACAAGAACGAAGGGAGAAGACGGGACTTCTATTACGGAAACTTTTTATTCGCAAGGTGGTCTGAGAGAGTTTGTTCAGTATCTTGATTCAACAAGAGAGAAACTTATTCCTGATCCATTATACATGGAGAGCGATAAAGGACCGATTCCTGTTGAAGTTGCAATGCAGTATAATACTTCTTATACTGAAAATGTATTTTCCTACGTCAATAATATCAATACAATTGAGGGAGGAACACACGTTGCCGGTTTCAGACGTGCCTTAACCAGAACCTTGAAAGCTTATGCTGAAAAATCAGGAATGCTGGAGAAGCTGAAGATTGAAATCAGTGGAGATGACTTCAGAGAAGGTCTGACAGCAATTGTTTCAGTGAAAGTGGCTGAACCTCAGTTTGAAGGTCAGACAAAAACAAAATTAGGGAACTCTGATGTAATGGGAGCTGTAGATGTGGTAGTGGGAGACATGCTTACTACTTATCTGGAAGAACACCCGAAAGAGGCGAAATCAATAGTGGCCAAAGTAGTTCTTGCTGCTCAGGCCAGGTTAGCGGCTAAGAAAGCAAGGGAAATGGTTCAGAGAAAGAACGTACTTTCCGGAACTGGTTTACCAGGTAAACTTGCAGACTGTTCAGAGTCTGATCCTTCACTTTGCGAAGTTTACCTTGTAGAGGGTGACTCTGCGGGAGGATCTGCAAAACAGGGAAGAGACAGAAAATTCCAGGCAATCCTGCCACTAAGAGGTAAAATTCTTAATGTGGAAAAAGCCCAAGAACACAGAATTTACGAAAATGATGAAATAAAAAATATCATCACTGCACTAGGTGTCAGCTTTGGAACTCCTGAAGATGATAAAGCCCTGAATCTTGATAAGTTGAGATACCACAAAATCATCATCATGACCGATGCTGATATTGATGGTAGTCACATCAGGACTTTGATTCTTACTTTCTTCTTCAGATACATGAAGAAGCTGATAGAAAATGGCTATCTCTATATTGCACTTCCACCACTTTACCTTGTTAAAAAAGGAAAAGAGGAAAGATATTGCTGGACTGAAGATCAACGCGATATGGCAATAAAGGAAATTGCTAAAGAAGGAAAAGAAGACTCTGTTAACATACAGAGATATAAAGGTCTCGGAGAGATGAACCCGGAGCAGTTGTGGACAACAACTATGGATCCGGAGAAAAGAAGTTTAAAGAAAGTATCTATCGAGTCTGCCGCGGAAGCAGATCACCTGTTTTCAATGCTGATGGGAGATGAAGTAGCGCCTCGCCGCGAATTCATTGAGAAAAACGCTAAATACGCAAAACTGGATATCTAA
- a CDS encoding NAD(P)/FAD-dependent oxidoreductase has translation MRQIVELTVPVQVAENPDLLHQEILKKAGISSGENVLFRHLRRSIDARSRQVKINFQTEIFVDEAPGSRIIWKKEFPDLTKKPQAIVVGAGPAGLFAAIRLIELGIKPIVLERGKDVRTRRRDLAAINKDHIVNPESNYCFGEGGAGTYSDGKLYTRSGKRGDIRRILEILVAHGATEEILIDAHPHIGTNKLPMVVQELRNTVIEAGGEVRFDSKVTDFVLEGEEVKGVVLSSGERIPGIGVILATGHSARDIFYLLHDKGIIVEAKPFALGVRVEHQQSLIDSLQYHCEFRGDYLPAASYALVSQVPFQGVQRGVFSFCMCPGGFIVPAATAQEEIVVNGMSPSRRDSKFANSGIVVSVEKEEFKEFEKFGPLAGLEFQKKVERQAWVMGGKTQTAPAQRLSDFVQKKISSSLIETSYQPGLKSCEMGDVLPPFIVQRLRQGFKDFGQKMRGYLTNEAQIVGVESRTSSPVSIPRKKEEREHIQIKRLFPCGEGAGYAGGIVSAAMDGEKCAESLAAIYGSKNH, from the coding sequence ATGAGACAAATAGTTGAATTAACTGTGCCTGTGCAGGTGGCAGAAAATCCTGATTTGCTGCATCAGGAAATTTTAAAAAAGGCCGGTATCTCTTCCGGGGAAAATGTGCTTTTCAGGCATCTGCGTCGCTCCATAGATGCCAGGAGTAGACAGGTTAAGATTAATTTTCAGACGGAAATTTTTGTAGATGAAGCCCCTGGTTCCCGGATCATCTGGAAGAAAGAGTTTCCTGATCTGACAAAAAAGCCTCAGGCTATTGTGGTTGGAGCTGGTCCTGCCGGACTTTTTGCTGCTATCAGACTTATAGAGCTTGGTATTAAACCTATTGTGCTAGAAAGAGGCAAGGATGTCCGCACCAGAAGACGTGACCTCGCAGCTATAAATAAAGATCACATTGTTAATCCTGAATCTAATTATTGCTTTGGAGAAGGAGGTGCAGGTACCTATTCTGACGGTAAACTTTACACCCGATCGGGAAAACGTGGTGATATAAGACGAATCCTGGAAATTCTCGTAGCCCATGGTGCTACAGAAGAAATTCTTATCGATGCGCATCCTCACATTGGGACTAATAAGTTGCCAATGGTTGTTCAGGAACTCAGAAATACAGTCATTGAAGCAGGAGGCGAAGTAAGGTTTGATTCAAAGGTAACAGATTTTGTTCTGGAAGGTGAGGAGGTAAAAGGTGTTGTATTAAGCAGCGGAGAACGTATACCAGGAATCGGAGTGATACTTGCTACAGGGCATTCTGCCAGAGATATTTTTTATCTTCTTCATGATAAAGGTATCATAGTGGAAGCTAAACCATTTGCACTAGGAGTGCGGGTGGAACATCAGCAAAGTTTGATAGATTCCCTTCAATACCACTGTGAGTTTAGAGGAGATTATCTTCCGGCAGCAAGTTATGCGCTGGTAAGTCAGGTACCGTTCCAGGGAGTTCAAAGAGGGGTATTTTCTTTTTGTATGTGTCCTGGAGGATTTATTGTTCCAGCAGCTACTGCTCAGGAAGAGATTGTTGTGAACGGCATGTCTCCATCCAGAAGGGATTCTAAGTTTGCAAATAGTGGCATTGTCGTATCTGTTGAAAAAGAAGAGTTTAAAGAATTTGAAAAGTTTGGCCCATTGGCGGGATTAGAGTTTCAGAAAAAAGTAGAAAGGCAAGCCTGGGTAATGGGAGGAAAGACTCAAACAGCCCCTGCCCAGCGACTCTCGGATTTTGTTCAGAAAAAAATATCTTCTTCCTTAATTGAAACATCTTATCAACCTGGATTAAAATCCTGTGAAATGGGGGATGTGTTGCCTCCTTTTATTGTTCAGAGATTAAGACAAGGTTTCAAGGATTTTGGTCAGAAAATGAGAGGATATCTGACCAATGAAGCTCAGATTGTAGGTGTTGAAAGCAGAACGTCATCACCGGTATCTATCCCGAGAAAAAAGGAGGAAAGGGAACATATACAGATCAAAAGATTGTTCCCTTGTGGTGAGGGAGCCGGATACGCAGGAGGTATTGTATCTGCTGCCATGGATGGCGAAAAATGTGCGGAAAGTCTTGCGGCAATTTATGGATCTAAGAATCATTGA
- a CDS encoding CoA-binding protein, giving the protein MNKRTVILGATPDSSRFAYKAAHMLVKFGHEIFPVGIKKGEVAGKTIMNDKPDIEEIDTITLYVGPQNQTSLYEYIINLKPKRIIFNPGTENDELIELAQKNNIEPVMGCTLVMLSVGTY; this is encoded by the coding sequence ATGAATAAAAGAACTGTCATTTTGGGCGCTACCCCCGATTCATCAAGGTTTGCATATAAAGCAGCTCATATGCTGGTGAAATTCGGTCATGAAATATTTCCTGTAGGAATTAAAAAGGGTGAGGTTGCCGGAAAAACTATTATGAATGACAAGCCAGACATCGAAGAAATAGACACCATCACCTTGTATGTTGGTCCGCAGAATCAGACCAGTCTTTATGAATATATAATCAATCTGAAGCCCAAAAGGATTATATTTAATCCAGGTACCGAGAATGATGAACTGATTGAGTTGGCTCAGAAAAATAATATAGAACCAGTAATGGGGTGCACACTTGTGATGTTATCTGTAGGGACATATTAA
- a CDS encoding tryptophan 2,3-dioxygenase family protein — MQNPEKETKIQELLKLLEDKYAKEGQDLTVHLEGLLNSKYLNYWDYIHLDALLNLQVPKTDYSDELMFIIYHQITELYFKMILHEINNIRKQEIIDKESFFHRLNRVNWFFGQQIQSFDIISIGMEQEQFLKFRTALHPASGFQSVQYRMTEIASTDFINLVSKDHRDDFHDYSTIDQMFEKIYWKKGAIDVATGRKTLTLKQFEEKYSEVLIRFANDCVSTNLWSIFKRLPFEAQEDERLISEMRKYDTYANINWPLAHYKYAVSYLIRSKQIVPSTGGTNWQKYLPPRFQKQIFFPSLWSEQELQDWGKSWVESEVFAHLM, encoded by the coding sequence ATGCAGAATCCTGAAAAAGAAACCAAAATACAAGAACTTTTAAAGCTCCTGGAAGATAAATATGCCAAAGAAGGGCAGGATCTGACAGTACACCTGGAAGGCCTCCTTAATTCTAAATACCTCAATTACTGGGATTACATTCATCTTGACGCGTTATTGAATCTTCAGGTGCCCAAGACAGATTATTCAGATGAGCTGATGTTTATCATTTATCATCAGATCACTGAGCTGTATTTTAAAATGATTCTGCATGAGATCAATAATATCAGAAAACAGGAAATTATTGATAAGGAATCTTTTTTTCATCGGTTAAACAGGGTCAATTGGTTTTTCGGACAGCAGATACAATCGTTTGATATTATTTCGATTGGAATGGAGCAGGAACAGTTTCTGAAATTCAGAACTGCTTTACATCCGGCAAGTGGTTTCCAGTCTGTCCAATACAGAATGACAGAAATTGCATCTACAGATTTTATCAACCTGGTGAGCAAAGATCACAGAGATGATTTTCATGATTATTCTACCATAGATCAGATGTTTGAAAAGATCTATTGGAAAAAAGGAGCTATAGACGTAGCTACAGGCAGAAAGACTCTTACCCTAAAGCAATTCGAAGAAAAATACAGTGAAGTTTTGATCAGGTTTGCCAATGATTGTGTTTCTACAAACCTTTGGTCCATCTTCAAGCGGTTACCTTTTGAAGCCCAGGAAGATGAAAGGTTAATATCAGAGATGAGGAAATATGATACTTATGCAAATATCAACTGGCCTTTGGCACACTACAAATATGCAGTTAGTTATTTGATAAGATCTAAGCAAATTGTGCCGTCTACAGGCGGAACCAATTGGCAGAAGTATTTACCTCCAAGATTTCAAAAACAGATATTCTTCCCATCTCTGTGGTCTGAGCAGGAATTGCAGGATTGGGGAAAAAGCTGGGTGGAATCAGAAGTATTTGCACACCTGATGTAA
- a CDS encoding toxin-antitoxin system YwqK family antitoxin produces MKYYILFFLTFIFFLSHLHGQHIQVQTWYDQKKTLLKEDYFVKSSNTTVLDSLYVSYYQNGRVKSRGHYTQGKANGTWEYFYENGNPKMKGELKDNINQGYWTYYYENGGINMEGEVIKDQREGQWKFYYENGNIKSEGLYRKNLKNGPWKYYYEDSKSKGTAYFQDDKGKFMEFYPDGTIKSKGEIANGKSNGLWKYYFEDGSLKSEGYEKNGQKEGMWKFYHKNGTVSSEGIFEKGIPEGNWKYFYENGALSSVGDQKEGKKDGYWKLYYNNGNFKGEGNFVRGEGPYKEYYENGKLKIEGQVKNDKSEGPWKYYYENGKLEGSCYFNQGEGNYTGYYESGNKKMEGRIVDGNKVGIWTLYNENGHLAGYYRTYYENDLPVFREIKDSLDKIKGDTVSPSNKPRLKIPRKRSRYFTPKVNEYQGFIIAFGPLGVAKKLIIGSQSSAIPFSVEYYFQERLGYELGYVLIRDPFFKSSHEYNVLYKRGNAFYLRQKFYQRDNDNGMLYFGHEIRYSKIDNTVNKTGIPGTNHSKGVTLSQSIMEYSILVGDRLSKDARKKGWTVDVFAGIGIGYRLISRNWNPSVDNYEKDFLSVKGRGVTIPFRFGVNIGYSLKK; encoded by the coding sequence GTGAAATATTATATTCTATTTTTCTTAACGTTTATTTTTTTTCTCTCTCACCTACATGGTCAACATATTCAGGTACAAACCTGGTATGACCAGAAAAAAACACTTTTGAAAGAAGATTATTTTGTGAAATCTTCAAATACTACTGTTCTCGATAGCCTTTATGTCTCTTACTATCAGAATGGAAGAGTAAAATCAAGAGGTCATTATACTCAGGGCAAAGCCAATGGAACATGGGAATATTTTTATGAGAATGGTAATCCTAAAATGAAAGGAGAGCTAAAAGATAATATTAATCAAGGTTACTGGACCTATTACTATGAAAATGGAGGCATTAACATGGAAGGTGAAGTAATTAAAGATCAGCGTGAGGGGCAGTGGAAGTTTTACTACGAAAATGGAAATATAAAATCAGAAGGGCTTTACAGGAAAAATTTGAAAAATGGTCCCTGGAAGTATTATTATGAGGATTCAAAAAGTAAGGGAACAGCTTATTTTCAGGATGATAAAGGGAAGTTTATGGAGTTTTATCCTGATGGAACCATTAAGAGTAAGGGGGAAATTGCAAATGGTAAAAGCAATGGCCTGTGGAAATATTACTTTGAAGATGGCTCTTTAAAATCTGAAGGATATGAGAAGAACGGCCAGAAAGAGGGGATGTGGAAGTTTTATCACAAAAACGGAACTGTTTCAAGTGAGGGGATCTTTGAAAAAGGAATACCAGAAGGGAATTGGAAGTATTTTTATGAAAATGGAGCTTTAAGTTCTGTAGGGGATCAAAAGGAAGGTAAGAAGGATGGTTACTGGAAATTGTATTACAATAACGGAAACTTTAAAGGGGAAGGGAATTTTGTGAGGGGAGAAGGTCCTTACAAAGAGTACTATGAAAATGGAAAGCTGAAAATTGAAGGTCAGGTAAAAAATGACAAAAGTGAGGGGCCATGGAAATATTATTATGAAAATGGCAAGCTAGAGGGAAGTTGTTATTTTAATCAGGGGGAAGGAAATTATACAGGATATTACGAATCCGGAAATAAAAAAATGGAAGGTCGTATTGTGGACGGTAATAAAGTGGGAATATGGACTTTATATAATGAAAATGGCCATCTTGCTGGTTATTACAGAACTTATTACGAAAATGATCTTCCGGTTTTTAGAGAAATAAAGGATAGTTTGGATAAAATTAAAGGAGATACTGTTTCGCCTTCCAATAAGCCGAGATTAAAGATTCCAAGAAAGAGATCACGCTATTTTACACCAAAAGTAAATGAATATCAGGGATTCATTATAGCTTTTGGACCATTAGGAGTCGCTAAAAAATTAATCATTGGTAGTCAGTCCAGCGCTATTCCTTTTTCTGTAGAATACTATTTTCAGGAGAGGCTGGGATATGAATTAGGTTATGTCCTCATCAGGGACCCTTTTTTCAAAAGTTCGCATGAATATAATGTACTTTATAAAAGGGGAAATGCCTTCTATTTAAGGCAAAAGTTTTATCAGAGAGACAATGATAATGGTATGTTGTATTTTGGTCATGAAATAAGATATAGTAAAATAGATAACACTGTCAATAAAACAGGAATTCCAGGAACAAATCATTCAAAGGGGGTAACACTCTCCCAGAGTATCATGGAATATTCAATTCTTGTTGGAGATAGATTGTCTAAAGATGCGAGAAAAAAGGGCTGGACTGTAGATGTTTTTGCAGGGATAGGAATAGGTTACAGGCTTATTTCCAGAAATTGGAATCCTTCTGTTGATAATTATGAAAAAGATTTTCTTAGTGTTAAGGGCAGAGGAGTTACTATTCCGTTTCGCTTTGGTGTAAATATTGGCTACAGCCTTAAGAAGTAA